From a single Stigmatopora nigra isolate UIUO_SnigA chromosome 21, RoL_Snig_1.1, whole genome shotgun sequence genomic region:
- the ptk2aa gene encoding protein tyrosine kinase 2aa isoform X2, with amino-acid sequence MRVCEATSCPSVFGVDGRGGQGLTCVSVAMSGCSPFPSCWGREYDRHLAAAVSAGKTMATPYTDPNLNQALLDETAKSRLSAGASDRIVGGSVDRVLKVFHHFETNTELSSWSSNIRYGDATDIRGIIQKILDIHKVRWTSCFGLRLSSSAQPRDQVHWLHPDMGVSHVRENYEQARPNEEWRYELRIRYLPKGFVQQFTEDKPTLSYFYHQVKNDYMAQNGDQVEQDVALKLGCLEIRRFFKEMRGNALDKKSNYELLEKDVGLRRFFPKDLLDSVKAKTLRKLIQQTFKQVANLNDEQCILKFLEILAPIHRYDKECFKCALGSSWVIQVELAIGPEEGISYLTDKGSAPTHLANFTQVQSIQYSAVEEKDRKATLQVNVAGAAEPLTVTTASLTLAENLADLIDGYCRLISMETRSFIIRVQKEGERALPSLPKLSNHEKKLEAVKSGVRTISVSDPTPSSPPKPAKARRFLLPFVFCSDSPPNETDDYAEIVDEEDTYTMPSMTYGIVEARDYEIQRDRIELGRCIGEGQFGDVHQGVYNIPDKPALAVAIKTCKNCTSDSVREKFLQEALTMRQFDHPHIVKLIGVITENPVWIIMELCTLGELRSFLQVRKYSLDLATLILFAYQLSTALAYLESKRFVHRDIAARNVLVSSIDCVMLGDFGLSRYMEDSSYYKASKGKLPIKWMAPESINFRRFTSASDVWMFGVCMWEILMYGIKPFQGVKNNDVIGRIENGERLAMPPQCPPTLYSLMTKCWSYDPSKRPRFTELKTQLNTILEEEKMQQEERLRMEMRRQVTVSWDSGGSDEAPPKPSRPGYPSPRSSDGYFSSPQHNHYQSTAHGGFPTNDTWNQHRPEHAAMWSSEMEDTGCTGQALMEERLMMQQQQMEDDQRWLEQEESFMTEPRNSRGSIEREDGALQAPGGSQHIYQPVGKPEHTAPPKKPPRPGAPAHPAAPVDSYNEGVKLQPQEISPPPTANLDRSNDKVYENVTALVKSVIEMSNRIQPAAPEEYVPMVKEVGLALRTLLATVDETIPVLPSSTHREIEMAQKLLNSDLAELIAKMKLAQQYVMTSLQKDYKKQMLMAAHALAVDAKNLLDVIDQARLKMITRPP; translated from the exons ATGCGTGTTTGTGAGGCCACCAGCTGTCCGTCTGTGTTCGGCGTCGACGGACGTGGCGGGCAGGGCTTGACATGTGTTTCCGTGGCGATGAGCGGCTGCAGCCCCTTTCCCTCGTGTTGGGGCCGAG aatATGACAGACACTTAGCGGCGGCGGTGTCAGCAGGGAAGACCATGGCGACGCCCTACACGGACCCCAACCTCAATCAGGCCCTTCTGGACGAGACCGCCAAGTCGAGACTCAGCGCCGGGGCGTCAGACCGGATCGTGGGCGGATCAGTAGACAGGGTCTTGAAGGTTTTCCACCATTTTGAGACCAACACTGAACTCAGCAGCTGGTCCTCTAACATCCGATATGGGGACGCCACGGACATTCGG GGAATTATCCAGAAGATCCTGGACATCCACAAGGTGCGCTGGACGTCGTGTTTCGGCCTGCGTCTCAGCAGCAGCGCCCAACCGCGAGACCAAGTCCACTGGCTTCATCCCGACATGGGCGTTTCGCACGTCCGCGAGAATTATGAACAGGCGCGCCCCAACGAGGAGTGGAG GTATGAACTGAGGATCCGATACCTCCCAAAAGGCTTCGTGCAGCAGTTCACGGAAGATAAACCTACGCTGAGTTACTTTTACCaccag gtgAAAAATGACTACATGGCCCAGAATGGAGATCAAGTGGAGCAAGATGTGGCCCTGAAACTGGGATGCCTGGAGATCAG GAGGTTCTTTAAAGAGATGAGAGGAAATGCCTTGGACAAGAAGTCCAACTATGAGCTACTTGA GAAGGATGTGGGCCTGAGACGCTTTTTCCCCAAAGACCTGCTGGATTCCGTCAAG GCCAAGACGCTTCGAAAGTTGATCCAGCAGACGTTCAAGCAAGTGGCCAATCTCAACGACGAGCAGTGCATTCTCAAGTTCCTGGAGATCCTGGCACCCATTCACCGCTACGACAAAGAATGCTTTAAATGCGCCCTTGGG TCGAGTTGGGTCATCCAGGTGGAGCTAGCCATTGGACCTGAGGAAGGCATTAGCTACCTAACAGACAAGGGCTCGGCG CCCACCCATCTGGCCAACTTCACTCAAGTACAGTCCATCCAATACTCGGCTGTGGAGGAGAAGGACCGGAAAGCAACGCTTCAAGTCAATGTCGCCGGAGCTGCCGAG CCTCTTACCGTCACGACAGCTTCTTTAACCCTGGCTGAGAACTTGGCGGATCTCATCGATGGCTACTGTCGACTCATCTCCATGGAAACACGCTCATTTATCATCAGAGTTCAGAAAG AGGGCGAGAGAGCACTTCCATCCCTTCCAAA GTTGTCAAATCATGAGAAGAAATTGGAGGCAGTCAAGAGCGGCGTAAGAACAATCTCCGTCTCCG ACCCGACGCCGTCCTCTCCTCCCAAGCCGGCTAAGGCTCGACGTTTCCTCCTCCCCTTTGTCTTCTGTTCCGATTCGCCGCCCAATG AGACCGATGACTACGCCGAAATAGTGGACGAAGAGGACACGTACACCATGCCCTCCA TGACCTATGGAATAGTGGAAG cGCGGGACTATGAGATCCAAAGAGACAGAATCGAACTTGGTCGCTGCATAGGAGAAGGTCAATTTGGCGATGTTCACCAAGGAGTCTACAACATCCCG gacaAACCAGCTTTGGCCGTCGCCATCAAAACGTGCAAAAACTGCACGTCGGACAGCGTCCGGGAAAAGTTCCTGCAAGAAGCCC TGACCATGCGGCAGTTTGACCACCCTCACATCGTCAAGCTGATCGGCGTCATCACGGAAAATCCCGTGTGGATCATCATGGAGCTTTGCACGCTAGGCGAG CTGCGTTCCTTCCTCCAAGTGAGAAAGTACAGCCTGGATTTGGCCACGCTCATCCTATTCGCGTACCAACTCAGCACCGCGTTGGCGTATCTGGAGAGCAAGCGCTTTGTGCACAG ggACATAGCAGCACGTAACGTTTTGGTGTCTTCCATTGACTGCGTAATGCTGGGCGACTTTGGTCTGTCTCGCTACATGGAAGACAGTTCTTACTACAAAG cTTCTAAGGGCAAACTTCCCATCAAGTGGATGGCACCAGAGTCCATCAACTTCCGAAGATTCACCTCCGCAAGTGACGTGTGGATGTTCG GCGTCTGCATGTGGGAGATTTTGATGTACGGCATCAAGCCCTTCCAAGGCGTAAAGAACAACGACGTGATCGGGCGCATCGAGAACGGCGAGCGGCTAGCCATGCCGCCGCAGTGCCCGCCCACGCTTTACAGCCTCATGACCAAATGTTGGTCGTACGACCCCAGCAAGCGGCCGCGATTCACCGAACTCAAAACACAGCTCAa TACTATACTGGAAGAAGAAAAGATGCAGCAAGAGGAGAGACTGAGGATGGAGATGAGAAGACAGGTCACAGTATCCTGGGATTCCGGAGGTTCCGATGAAGCCCCGCCAAAA cCGAGTCGGCCAGGTTACCCCAGCCCTCGGTCCAGTGACGGCTACTTCTCCAGTCCGCAACATAACCACTACCAG TCGACAGCACACGGGGGCTTCCCCACCAATGATACCTGGAACCAGCATAGGCCGGAACATGCTGCAATGTGGAGCTCCGAAATGGAG GACACAGGATGTACAGGTCAGGCTCTTATGGAGGAGAGGCTGATGATGCAGCAACAGCAAATGGAAGATGACCAACGCTGGCTGGAACAGGAGGAGAGCTTCATG ACCGAGCCCAGAAACAGCCGAGGGAGCATCGAAAGAGAAGATGGGGCTCTCCAAGCGCCG GGGGGAAGCCAGCATATCTATCAACCTGTAGGCAAACCAG aaCACACGGCTCCACCAAAGAAACCCCCACGCCCCGGCGCCCCCGCTCACCCCGCCGCCCCCGTGGACAGCTACAACGAGGGCGTTAAG TTACAGCCCCAGGAGATCAGCCCGCCCCCCACGGCCAACTTGGACCGCTCTAACGACAAGGTGTACGAAAATGTGACGGCGCTGGTTAAATCCGTCATCGAGATGTCCAATCGCATCCAGCCGGCGGCGCCCGAGGAGTACGTTCCTATGGTCAAG GAAGTGGGTTTGGCACTGAGGACTCTACTGGCCACGGTGGACGAGACCATCCCGGTTCTGCCCTCCAGCACCCACAGAGAG ATCGAAATGGCACAAAAACTTCTCAATTCGGACCTGGCCGAGCTCATCGCCAAGATGAAGCTGGCGCAGCAGTACGTCATGACCAG CTTGCAGAAGGACTACAAAAAGCAGATGCTGATGGCGGCCCACGCCCTGGCTGTGGACGCTAAGAACCTACTGGACGTCATCGACCAGGCGCGCCTCAAGATGATCACACGGCCGCCTTAG
- the ptk2aa gene encoding protein tyrosine kinase 2aa isoform X4 — translation MRVCEATSCPSVFGVDGRGGQGLTCVSVAMSGCSPFPSCWGREYDRHLAAAVSAGKTMATPYTDPNLNQALLDETAKSRLSAGASDRIVGGSVDRVLKVFHHFETNTELSSWSSNIRYGDATDIRGIIQKILDIHKVRWTSCFGLRLSSSAQPRDQVHWLHPDMGVSHVRENYEQARPNEEWRYELRIRYLPKGFVQQFTEDKPTLSYFYHQVKNDYMAQNGDQVEQDVALKLGCLEIRRFFKEMRGNALDKKSNYELLEKDVGLRRFFPKDLLDSVKAKTLRKLIQQTFKQVANLNDEQCILKFLEILAPIHRYDKECFKCALGSSWVIQVELAIGPEEGISYLTDKGSAPTHLANFTQVQSIQYSAVEEKDRKATLQVNVAGAAEPLTVTTASLTLAENLADLIDGYCRLISMETRSFIIRVQKEGERALPSLPKLSNHEKKLEAVKSGVRTISVSETDDYAEIVDEEDTYTMPSTRDYEIQRDRIELGRCIGEGQFGDVHQGVYNIPDKPALAVAIKTCKNCTSDSVREKFLQEALTMRQFDHPHIVKLIGVITENPVWIIMELCTLGELRSFLQVRKYSLDLATLILFAYQLSTALAYLESKRFVHRDIAARNVLVSSIDCVMLGDFGLSRYMEDSSYYKGTGKFNVYHPEAFFSNFYPSFFSASKGKLPIKWMAPESINFRRFTSASDVWMFGVCMWEILMYGIKPFQGVKNNDVIGRIENGERLAMPPQCPPTLYSLMTKCWSYDPSKRPRFTELKTQLNTILEEEKMQQEERLRMEMRRQVTVSWDSGGSDEAPPKPSRPGYPSPRSSDGYFSSPQHNHYQSTAHGGFPTNDTWNQHRPEHAAMWSSEMEDTGCTGQALMEERLMMQQQQMEDDQRWLEQEESFMKTEPRNSRGSIEREDGALQAPGGSQHIYQPVGKPEHTAPPKKPPRPGAPAHPAAPVDSYNEGVKLQPQEISPPPTANLDRSNDKVYENVTALVKSVIEMSNRIQPAAPEEYVPMVKEVGLALRTLLATVDETIPVLPSSTHREIEMAQKLLNSDLAELIAKMKLAQQYVMTSLQKDYKKQMLMAAHALAVDAKNLLDVIDQARLKMITRPP, via the exons ATGCGTGTTTGTGAGGCCACCAGCTGTCCGTCTGTGTTCGGCGTCGACGGACGTGGCGGGCAGGGCTTGACATGTGTTTCCGTGGCGATGAGCGGCTGCAGCCCCTTTCCCTCGTGTTGGGGCCGAG aatATGACAGACACTTAGCGGCGGCGGTGTCAGCAGGGAAGACCATGGCGACGCCCTACACGGACCCCAACCTCAATCAGGCCCTTCTGGACGAGACCGCCAAGTCGAGACTCAGCGCCGGGGCGTCAGACCGGATCGTGGGCGGATCAGTAGACAGGGTCTTGAAGGTTTTCCACCATTTTGAGACCAACACTGAACTCAGCAGCTGGTCCTCTAACATCCGATATGGGGACGCCACGGACATTCGG GGAATTATCCAGAAGATCCTGGACATCCACAAGGTGCGCTGGACGTCGTGTTTCGGCCTGCGTCTCAGCAGCAGCGCCCAACCGCGAGACCAAGTCCACTGGCTTCATCCCGACATGGGCGTTTCGCACGTCCGCGAGAATTATGAACAGGCGCGCCCCAACGAGGAGTGGAG GTATGAACTGAGGATCCGATACCTCCCAAAAGGCTTCGTGCAGCAGTTCACGGAAGATAAACCTACGCTGAGTTACTTTTACCaccag gtgAAAAATGACTACATGGCCCAGAATGGAGATCAAGTGGAGCAAGATGTGGCCCTGAAACTGGGATGCCTGGAGATCAG GAGGTTCTTTAAAGAGATGAGAGGAAATGCCTTGGACAAGAAGTCCAACTATGAGCTACTTGA GAAGGATGTGGGCCTGAGACGCTTTTTCCCCAAAGACCTGCTGGATTCCGTCAAG GCCAAGACGCTTCGAAAGTTGATCCAGCAGACGTTCAAGCAAGTGGCCAATCTCAACGACGAGCAGTGCATTCTCAAGTTCCTGGAGATCCTGGCACCCATTCACCGCTACGACAAAGAATGCTTTAAATGCGCCCTTGGG TCGAGTTGGGTCATCCAGGTGGAGCTAGCCATTGGACCTGAGGAAGGCATTAGCTACCTAACAGACAAGGGCTCGGCG CCCACCCATCTGGCCAACTTCACTCAAGTACAGTCCATCCAATACTCGGCTGTGGAGGAGAAGGACCGGAAAGCAACGCTTCAAGTCAATGTCGCCGGAGCTGCCGAG CCTCTTACCGTCACGACAGCTTCTTTAACCCTGGCTGAGAACTTGGCGGATCTCATCGATGGCTACTGTCGACTCATCTCCATGGAAACACGCTCATTTATCATCAGAGTTCAGAAAG AGGGCGAGAGAGCACTTCCATCCCTTCCAAA GTTGTCAAATCATGAGAAGAAATTGGAGGCAGTCAAGAGCGGCGTAAGAACAATCTCCGTCTCCG AGACCGATGACTACGCCGAAATAGTGGACGAAGAGGACACGTACACCATGCCCTCCA cGCGGGACTATGAGATCCAAAGAGACAGAATCGAACTTGGTCGCTGCATAGGAGAAGGTCAATTTGGCGATGTTCACCAAGGAGTCTACAACATCCCG gacaAACCAGCTTTGGCCGTCGCCATCAAAACGTGCAAAAACTGCACGTCGGACAGCGTCCGGGAAAAGTTCCTGCAAGAAGCCC TGACCATGCGGCAGTTTGACCACCCTCACATCGTCAAGCTGATCGGCGTCATCACGGAAAATCCCGTGTGGATCATCATGGAGCTTTGCACGCTAGGCGAG CTGCGTTCCTTCCTCCAAGTGAGAAAGTACAGCCTGGATTTGGCCACGCTCATCCTATTCGCGTACCAACTCAGCACCGCGTTGGCGTATCTGGAGAGCAAGCGCTTTGTGCACAG ggACATAGCAGCACGTAACGTTTTGGTGTCTTCCATTGACTGCGTAATGCTGGGCGACTTTGGTCTGTCTCGCTACATGGAAGACAGTTCTTACTACAAAGGTACTGGAAAATTCAATGTTTATCACccagaagcatttttttccaatttctatccttcctttttttcagcTTCTAAGGGCAAACTTCCCATCAAGTGGATGGCACCAGAGTCCATCAACTTCCGAAGATTCACCTCCGCAAGTGACGTGTGGATGTTCG GCGTCTGCATGTGGGAGATTTTGATGTACGGCATCAAGCCCTTCCAAGGCGTAAAGAACAACGACGTGATCGGGCGCATCGAGAACGGCGAGCGGCTAGCCATGCCGCCGCAGTGCCCGCCCACGCTTTACAGCCTCATGACCAAATGTTGGTCGTACGACCCCAGCAAGCGGCCGCGATTCACCGAACTCAAAACACAGCTCAa TACTATACTGGAAGAAGAAAAGATGCAGCAAGAGGAGAGACTGAGGATGGAGATGAGAAGACAGGTCACAGTATCCTGGGATTCCGGAGGTTCCGATGAAGCCCCGCCAAAA cCGAGTCGGCCAGGTTACCCCAGCCCTCGGTCCAGTGACGGCTACTTCTCCAGTCCGCAACATAACCACTACCAG TCGACAGCACACGGGGGCTTCCCCACCAATGATACCTGGAACCAGCATAGGCCGGAACATGCTGCAATGTGGAGCTCCGAAATGGAG GACACAGGATGTACAGGTCAGGCTCTTATGGAGGAGAGGCTGATGATGCAGCAACAGCAAATGGAAGATGACCAACGCTGGCTGGAACAGGAGGAGAGCTTCATG AAGACCGAGCCCAGAAACAGCCGAGGGAGCATCGAAAGAGAAGATGGGGCTCTCCAAGCGCCG GGGGGAAGCCAGCATATCTATCAACCTGTAGGCAAACCAG aaCACACGGCTCCACCAAAGAAACCCCCACGCCCCGGCGCCCCCGCTCACCCCGCCGCCCCCGTGGACAGCTACAACGAGGGCGTTAAG TTACAGCCCCAGGAGATCAGCCCGCCCCCCACGGCCAACTTGGACCGCTCTAACGACAAGGTGTACGAAAATGTGACGGCGCTGGTTAAATCCGTCATCGAGATGTCCAATCGCATCCAGCCGGCGGCGCCCGAGGAGTACGTTCCTATGGTCAAG GAAGTGGGTTTGGCACTGAGGACTCTACTGGCCACGGTGGACGAGACCATCCCGGTTCTGCCCTCCAGCACCCACAGAGAG ATCGAAATGGCACAAAAACTTCTCAATTCGGACCTGGCCGAGCTCATCGCCAAGATGAAGCTGGCGCAGCAGTACGTCATGACCAG CTTGCAGAAGGACTACAAAAAGCAGATGCTGATGGCGGCCCACGCCCTGGCTGTGGACGCTAAGAACCTACTGGACGTCATCGACCAGGCGCGCCTCAAGATGATCACACGGCCGCCTTAG